From one Leptospira stimsonii genomic stretch:
- a CDS encoding phasin-related domain-containing protein, which yields MEKEIKEALNFAIGAAKSLREQADSILLKVEKEFKELASKGAQDQSEVANNLRKYIEEALHSVEGVAGQVNSKVEEVKSKVGQGVSSAKATLNGASKSKADSTTPKN from the coding sequence ATGGAAAAAGAAATAAAGGAAGCGCTTAACTTTGCGATTGGAGCGGCAAAATCACTCCGCGAGCAAGCTGACAGCATTCTCCTAAAAGTTGAAAAAGAATTCAAAGAACTTGCATCGAAAGGAGCTCAAGATCAGTCCGAGGTTGCGAATAATCTCAGAAAATATATCGAAGAAGCTCTCCACTCCGTTGAGGGCGTTGCGGGTCAAGTCAACTCTAAGGTAGAGGAAGTTAAATCTAAAGTAGGTCAAGGCGTTTCATCTGCAAAAGCAACTTTGAACGGCGCTTCAAAGTCTAAAGCAGACTCTACTACCCCTAAAAACTAA
- a CDS encoding CHAT domain-containing protein: MLNLIIDRVGTVNVFNILDTSGSGSESHLQSTIDEDLILEYIKEIENLVRVSNAVNSKGMSQKTLETEILHELKILGETFYDQFFPAPIQEKLRLTTEKYLHLNIDPKLGVIPWELLHDGTCFLSDKFFIGKTVRGESSQGSYKEKEKLRMLIIADPTEDLEWAQKEGEQLFKVLSEKVSPSRLEIEFIGGKQVTKLKLLSLIKGKNIIHYSGHLFFSDDPLENGWQISEGKILKAREIKNSGFNTDLVFSNSCQSNSNASRTLNSDLMNNFAGAFLMSGIKSFIGTNWEIIDNQNTIDFTIQFYSYLFSDRSIGESLFLAKEYARRIFDTNDLTWTNYSLHGIPNQQVMTDPTKGKPIQKIINPSLIAKFYPTNIAASYSSFTQKQKEETESSFELIQSLIYSFEEFSKIVGGIIFSDHQHHSLGKYIPNNPDDAVEIKKWWDLIYQCLSDFKKLEISPLISNIQEVLQINKDTIQKMIQWIELYRRGQILKDSADGYLISFQYYYENLLMELEELEKTSIFLVSTNSNNHLFFRGIKPETSLVVAPVVKQDYIGEQIEKFRGKVIVFNENRMTIIPMLCSVIENPETKELELSFPGFKTEKNPIQNH, translated from the coding sequence ATGTTAAACTTGATCATAGACAGAGTCGGAACCGTAAATGTATTTAACATTTTAGATACGTCCGGAAGCGGTTCCGAATCTCACCTTCAGTCTACGATTGACGAAGATCTCATCTTAGAATATATTAAGGAAATTGAAAATTTAGTAAGAGTTTCCAATGCCGTAAACTCGAAAGGAATGAGCCAAAAAACTCTCGAGACCGAAATACTTCACGAGCTAAAGATTCTTGGAGAAACCTTTTACGATCAATTTTTTCCGGCGCCGATACAGGAAAAGCTCCGCCTCACTACCGAAAAATATCTTCACTTGAATATAGATCCCAAACTCGGAGTGATTCCCTGGGAACTATTACACGACGGAACTTGTTTTTTATCCGATAAATTCTTCATCGGAAAAACTGTCAGGGGAGAATCCAGCCAAGGCTCCTATAAAGAAAAAGAAAAACTAAGAATGCTCATCATCGCAGATCCTACGGAAGATTTGGAATGGGCGCAAAAAGAAGGGGAACAACTCTTTAAAGTGTTGAGCGAGAAAGTCTCCCCTTCCCGACTTGAAATCGAATTTATCGGAGGAAAGCAAGTTACAAAGCTAAAACTGCTTTCTTTGATCAAGGGAAAGAATATCATCCACTACTCCGGCCATCTCTTTTTCTCCGACGATCCTTTGGAAAACGGATGGCAAATCTCCGAAGGTAAAATTCTAAAAGCAAGAGAAATCAAAAACTCCGGATTTAACACGGATTTGGTGTTCAGCAATTCTTGTCAGTCGAATTCGAACGCATCGAGAACTCTGAATTCCGATTTGATGAACAACTTTGCCGGCGCCTTTCTCATGTCAGGAATCAAAAGTTTTATCGGAACCAACTGGGAAATCATCGACAATCAGAATACGATCGATTTTACGATTCAATTCTATTCTTATTTATTCAGCGATAGAAGTATCGGAGAATCTCTGTTCTTAGCAAAAGAATACGCGCGAAGAATTTTTGATACTAACGACTTGACGTGGACCAACTATTCACTCCATGGAATTCCGAATCAGCAGGTTATGACCGACCCAACGAAGGGAAAACCGATTCAGAAAATCATCAACCCTTCGCTGATTGCGAAATTCTATCCTACTAACATCGCGGCTTCCTACTCCAGTTTTACTCAAAAGCAAAAAGAAGAAACCGAATCCTCTTTCGAACTGATACAATCTCTGATTTATTCTTTTGAAGAATTTTCCAAAATCGTGGGAGGAATCATTTTCAGCGATCACCAGCATCATTCCTTGGGAAAATACATTCCGAACAATCCGGACGACGCCGTTGAAATCAAAAAATGGTGGGATCTTATTTATCAATGTTTGAGCGATTTTAAAAAATTGGAAATCAGTCCTTTGATAAGCAATATCCAGGAAGTTCTTCAGATCAACAAAGACACGATCCAGAAAATGATTCAATGGATCGAACTTTACAGACGCGGCCAAATTTTGAAAGACTCGGCCGACGGATACTTGATATCTTTTCAGTATTATTATGAGAATTTGCTAATGGAGTTAGAAGAATTGGAAAAGACCAGTATCTTTCTAGTCTCGACGAATTCGAATAACCATCTCTTTTTTCGAGGAATCAAACCGGAAACTTCCCTCGTTGTAGCTCCAGTCGTAAAACAGGATTATATCGGAGAACAGATAGAAAAGTTTCGTGGAAAGGTAATCGTATTCAATGAAAATAGAATGACGATCATTCCTATGCTCTGTAGCGTCATTGAAAATCCGGAAACGAAAGAATTAGAATTAAGCTTCCCCGGATTCAAAACTGAAAAAAATCCGATTCAGAATCACTAA
- a CDS encoding RNA polymerase sigma factor encodes MNLSKDKTIDLVTRCGEGDEEALKQFFEIYSEDIYNFPMKIFHLSEDDAGDFFIYAFERLKTGSRFGSFRGKSSFRTWFYSVLRNMLIDWQRTKRELKVTNLGKISKEGKEYATIEDEPDTRPELHEEAVELSDRFNQALEEIGVDKRVIFKLSYIYYLNLNDDEVQYLIDKTGLTAQSLKDKILNLRSELSNREEENIRMEDKITSLYLNILDLKEKQQNTAKIAPILPMEVDKTSHALKKKYEQRKKLLDKKKKGHFLARTPYREVADLIGISEGNVSVTLLRLIEKIQKKLDFSDLDF; translated from the coding sequence ATGAATTTGTCAAAAGATAAAACCATAGACCTTGTCACCCGTTGTGGAGAAGGAGATGAGGAAGCACTCAAGCAGTTTTTCGAAATCTATTCGGAAGACATTTACAATTTTCCGATGAAGATCTTCCATTTGAGTGAAGACGATGCCGGAGATTTTTTCATCTATGCATTCGAAAGGCTGAAAACGGGGTCCCGATTCGGAAGTTTCCGGGGAAAATCCAGTTTTAGAACCTGGTTTTATTCCGTTTTACGGAATATGCTCATCGATTGGCAAAGAACCAAACGAGAACTAAAAGTTACCAATCTCGGTAAGATCAGCAAAGAAGGGAAAGAATACGCTACGATCGAGGACGAGCCCGACACTCGCCCCGAACTGCACGAAGAAGCCGTTGAACTCTCCGATCGATTCAACCAGGCTTTGGAAGAAATCGGTGTAGATAAGAGGGTAATTTTCAAACTTTCGTATATATATTATCTCAATCTCAATGATGACGAAGTTCAATATCTCATTGATAAAACCGGCCTAACCGCCCAATCGCTCAAAGACAAAATTCTCAATCTCCGATCGGAACTTTCCAATCGCGAGGAGGAGAATATTCGAATGGAGGACAAGATTACGTCTCTTTATTTGAATATTCTCGATCTCAAAGAAAAACAACAGAATACTGCGAAGATCGCCCCGATTCTCCCGATGGAAGTAGACAAAACTTCGCACGCTTTGAAAAAGAAATACGAACAGCGGAAAAAGCTTCTGGATAAGAAGAAAAAGGGACATTTCCTCGCCAGGACTCCCTATAGAGAAGTTGCCGATCTAATTGGGATTTCGGAAGGGAACGTAAGTGTCACACTTCTGCGTTTAATTGAAAAAATTCAGAAAAAGCTAGATTTTAGTGATTTGGATTTTTAA
- a CDS encoding M23 family metallopeptidase, with translation MKRILFIVIWTAFHLSMEAENNKVINYLVPVKTDQLENKITSTFGESRGDHFHNGMDISSLNESVLAMADGKVLYSRYAEDHPFEDELGTGNSVWLDHGAGNFTAYYHLKDGRISKLLKPDLIKAGEKIGVTGNSGHSSGAHLHFVVLKKYGLEILDPLKFLSPIPDGSVPEISSLLVHVNGKFTNINDGDNINLSKEFPFTVSIVDAGEKKSQRRGITKVQYFLNGEALRSADFGSLQYSGSEWKNPDGFAFTNLYHKDQYLVGNLNLKSGENTIKVVAWDFKGNVNERSFTFYVSRL, from the coding sequence ATGAAAAGAATTCTCTTTATCGTAATCTGGACCGCGTTCCATCTGAGCATGGAAGCGGAAAATAATAAAGTAATAAATTATCTTGTCCCAGTCAAAACCGATCAACTGGAAAACAAAATTACGTCCACGTTTGGAGAATCTCGGGGAGACCATTTTCACAATGGAATGGACATTTCTTCTTTGAACGAGTCCGTTCTTGCGATGGCCGATGGGAAAGTCCTCTATAGTCGTTATGCGGAAGATCATCCGTTTGAAGACGAACTCGGAACGGGGAATTCGGTGTGGCTGGATCACGGGGCGGGTAATTTTACCGCCTATTACCATCTTAAGGATGGAAGAATCTCTAAATTACTAAAACCTGATTTGATCAAAGCGGGCGAAAAAATCGGCGTAACCGGGAATTCCGGTCACTCAAGCGGAGCCCATCTCCATTTTGTTGTACTTAAGAAATACGGATTGGAGATTTTGGATCCACTCAAATTCCTTTCCCCGATTCCGGACGGTTCTGTTCCGGAAATTTCGAGTCTCCTCGTCCACGTGAACGGAAAATTTACGAATATCAACGACGGGGACAATATTAACCTTTCGAAAGAATTTCCCTTCACGGTTTCGATCGTCGACGCCGGAGAAAAAAAATCGCAGAGAAGGGGAATTACGAAAGTTCAATACTTTTTAAACGGAGAGGCACTTCGCTCCGCAGATTTCGGTTCGCTCCAGTATTCCGGATCGGAATGGAAGAATCCGGACGGCTTTGCTTTTACGAATCTCTATCACAAAGATCAGTATTTAGTCGGGAACCTCAATTTGAAATCAGGTGAGAATACGATCAAAGTAGTCGCTTGGGATTTTAAAGGAAACGTGAACGAAAGAAGTTTTACTTTTTACGTGAGCAGACTTTAG
- a CDS encoding IS256 family transposase translates to MKYPYVYLNGLISRSLGVVKVRNVAILVAIGVNSEGYGEILGSMEGAREDKESWQAFLKHLKDRGLKGVNLIISDKCLGLVESLPYFFLESKWQGCAVHFYRNVFGKSPRGSFKVISQMLKAIHAQENREKSLKKSNFVVERLIEMKFKEAAKVISDGIEETLAYMDFPSEHWRKIRKKNPLERIIREIKRRTKVVGAFPDGNFALMLATAHLTHVASTKWGTKKYVDMEKFKELKISKLTA, encoded by the coding sequence ATGAAATATCCTTACGTATATTTGAATGGTCTTATCTCAAGAAGTCTTGGGGTGGTGAAAGTCCGTAACGTAGCGATTCTAGTTGCGATAGGTGTCAATTCAGAAGGCTACGGAGAGATTTTGGGCTCAATGGAAGGAGCTAGAGAAGATAAGGAAAGTTGGCAGGCTTTCTTGAAGCATCTAAAAGATCGAGGTCTCAAAGGGGTAAATCTCATTATCTCAGACAAATGCCTCGGTTTAGTGGAATCACTTCCTTACTTCTTTCTTGAATCCAAATGGCAGGGATGTGCCGTGCATTTCTACAGGAACGTTTTTGGAAAATCCCCGAGAGGGTCTTTCAAAGTTATTTCTCAAATGTTGAAAGCAATTCATGCTCAAGAAAACAGAGAGAAGTCATTGAAGAAGTCTAACTTCGTTGTTGAGCGATTAATCGAAATGAAATTTAAGGAAGCGGCTAAAGTCATCTCCGATGGAATCGAAGAAACTTTAGCTTACATGGACTTTCCTTCCGAACATTGGAGAAAGATCCGTAAGAAGAATCCTTTAGAAAGGATAATTAGAGAAATCAAGAGAAGAACAAAAGTAGTAGGAGCATTCCCGGATGGTAATTTTGCTCTCATGCTCGCAACTGCACACCTTACGCATGTCGCCTCTACAAAATGGGGAACTAAAAAGTATGTTGACATGGAGAAGTTTAAAGAGTTAAAAATTTCAAAGCTCACGGCTTGA
- a CDS encoding transposase encodes MEETLNALLDEEADKLCQASKYERNPDRVDTRAGFYNRNFETKAGKVKLIVPKLRTIPFESAIVESYKRRESSVEEALMEMYRTGVSVRRAEDLTETL; translated from the coding sequence GTGGAAGAAACACTGAATGCTCTTTTAGATGAAGAAGCAGACAAACTCTGCCAAGCCTCGAAGTATGAAAGAAACCCGGATCGAGTAGATACTCGAGCAGGTTTTTATAATAGAAACTTCGAAACAAAAGCCGGAAAAGTAAAGTTAATAGTTCCGAAACTGAGAACAATTCCTTTCGAATCGGCAATCGTCGAAAGTTACAAACGCCGGGAGAGTTCTGTCGAAGAAGCTCTCATGGAAATGTATCGAACCGGGGTGTCAGTCCGGAGAGCAGAAGACCTTACGGAAACTCTTTAG
- the dnaE gene encoding DNA polymerase III subunit alpha translates to MQDFAHLHLHTNYSMLDGAIRIKELMQHVKELGMTSVAMTDHGNMFGAVEFYNEATKQGVKPIIGSEFYVSPNRKQETEMVKIADGNAYHLILLAKNEEGYKNLIRLSSKSYTEGFYKKARIDYDLLDRHSEGLVCLTACLAGEVNRKILEGKIDESFQLAGKLHEIFRKEDFYLEIQNHGIPEQMVVAKQIYEFGKKTGIPLVVTNDSHFLKKTDQEAQDILLRIGMQKRITDPMEFGFNGEFYVKSPDEMARIFPEIPEAFHNTLEISNKVNLKLTFGNYLLPEFEVPEGFDADSYLEKLIWEGIERKYPSLTQEIKDRVVFELNTIKNMKFAGYFLIVQDYINYAKRNGIPVGPGRGSAAGSIVAFALGITNVEPLQHNLLFERFLNPDRKDMPDIDTDFCVERREEVINYIRRRYGEERVGQIITFNSLAAKAALKDVARVLNLPFGEANDMTKAFPNKLGMSIAEALNTSSELKNFSEKDDINHKIFAIAQRLEGNYRQPGRHAAGVVISPYPLEEVVPLSTVAEKERPGFRSIVTQYDKNNLESIGLIKMDILGLKNLTTLDHAIKLIEKRRGNRIDLDQISYEDQNTYALLRKANTLGIFQLESTGITDLVAKSQVSNFDEIVALIALYRPGPMGEGMLDEYLDRKSGKKQVTYPHPSCEPILKETFGVPVYQEQVMSISRVVGGFSVGDSDMLRKAMAKKKADLMEKLKVQFVEGAVKQGIQEKVAKDLFEQLERFGGYGFNKSHSVAYAMITYQTAYLKANYTIEYLTALLASDHGKTTDIVKYINNAREMGVRILNPDVSESQTSFSVIDDTTIRFGLSAMKGVGESAGDSIIQAREKAGGFKSIQDFALNIDTRLINKKVFEALIQAGALDSFGYTRKCLFESVDSILTFAQKEQERASEGQFSLFGGNEGSFTLNLPKDALEWEIDDKLKREKAVAGLYLSGHPLDKYEKQLQSLRTIPIEKFDDLKSGTKVEVAGVISSKNVKLSKRNEEFANFKLEDRTGEIECVAFARTYQKYKDFIKEDQAIFIKGDLDKIEIGDAELRGQIKVNSIEILDDATIEERLEKSLHLRLEERHTEDPELIPKLYALLACYKGESPVFFHIVENSEEKRVIRAHDTYSIQPVQELFLRLADLLGDRSVFYSIGEQLKAINKNKIAGNVG, encoded by the coding sequence ATGCAGGATTTCGCCCACCTTCATCTGCACACAAACTATTCCATGCTCGACGGAGCGATCCGTATCAAAGAGCTCATGCAACACGTCAAGGAACTCGGCATGACCTCGGTTGCAATGACCGATCACGGAAACATGTTCGGGGCCGTCGAATTTTATAACGAAGCCACAAAACAAGGTGTAAAACCGATCATAGGAAGCGAATTCTACGTTTCCCCTAACCGAAAACAAGAAACCGAAATGGTGAAGATCGCGGATGGAAACGCGTATCACCTGATTCTCCTTGCAAAGAACGAAGAAGGTTATAAAAATCTAATACGTCTTTCCAGCAAATCATATACGGAAGGTTTTTATAAGAAGGCGAGAATCGACTACGATCTTTTAGATCGACACAGCGAAGGCCTTGTTTGTTTGACCGCTTGTCTCGCCGGAGAAGTGAATCGAAAAATCCTAGAAGGCAAGATCGACGAATCCTTTCAGCTCGCAGGCAAACTTCATGAAATCTTTCGCAAAGAAGATTTTTACTTGGAGATTCAAAATCACGGAATTCCCGAACAGATGGTCGTCGCAAAACAGATCTACGAATTCGGCAAAAAGACCGGCATTCCTTTGGTAGTCACGAACGATTCTCACTTTCTAAAAAAGACGGACCAAGAAGCTCAGGATATTTTACTTAGAATCGGAATGCAAAAAAGGATCACCGATCCGATGGAGTTCGGATTCAACGGCGAATTCTACGTAAAAAGTCCGGACGAAATGGCGAGAATTTTTCCCGAAATTCCGGAAGCCTTCCACAATACATTAGAAATTAGTAATAAAGTAAATCTAAAACTGACATTCGGAAACTACCTTCTTCCTGAATTCGAGGTTCCCGAAGGTTTCGACGCCGATTCTTATCTTGAAAAATTAATCTGGGAAGGAATCGAAAGAAAATACCCGAGCTTAACTCAGGAAATCAAAGATCGAGTCGTCTTCGAACTCAACACGATCAAGAATATGAAGTTCGCGGGTTACTTCTTAATTGTTCAAGATTATATCAATTATGCAAAGAGAAACGGAATTCCGGTAGGTCCCGGAAGAGGATCCGCGGCTGGTTCTATCGTCGCATTCGCACTCGGAATCACAAACGTAGAGCCTTTACAACACAATCTCCTCTTCGAGAGATTCTTAAATCCTGATCGTAAGGATATGCCGGACATCGATACCGACTTTTGCGTGGAACGAAGGGAAGAAGTGATCAACTATATCCGCAGACGCTACGGGGAAGAAAGGGTCGGACAAATCATTACCTTCAATTCCCTCGCCGCCAAAGCGGCTCTCAAGGACGTCGCGCGAGTTTTGAATCTTCCTTTCGGAGAAGCCAACGATATGACTAAGGCGTTCCCGAACAAATTGGGAATGTCCATCGCGGAAGCGCTCAACACTTCATCCGAACTCAAAAACTTTTCCGAAAAGGACGACATCAATCATAAAATTTTTGCGATCGCACAAAGGTTGGAAGGAAACTACCGCCAGCCAGGTCGACACGCGGCAGGGGTCGTAATCTCACCGTATCCTTTGGAAGAAGTTGTTCCGCTTTCCACGGTCGCTGAAAAAGAAAGACCCGGTTTTCGATCCATCGTCACTCAATACGATAAGAACAACCTGGAAAGTATCGGATTGATTAAGATGGATATCTTGGGTCTGAAAAACTTAACGACCTTGGATCACGCGATCAAACTGATCGAAAAAAGAAGAGGAAATCGAATCGACCTCGATCAGATTTCTTACGAAGATCAGAATACATACGCTCTTCTTCGAAAGGCAAACACACTCGGGATCTTCCAGTTAGAATCCACAGGTATTACGGATCTCGTCGCCAAAAGCCAAGTAAGCAACTTCGACGAAATCGTAGCCTTAATCGCCTTGTATCGTCCCGGTCCGATGGGAGAAGGGATGTTGGACGAATATTTGGATCGTAAGTCCGGAAAAAAACAAGTCACTTATCCCCATCCTTCTTGCGAACCGATTCTAAAAGAAACCTTTGGTGTTCCCGTTTATCAAGAACAGGTGATGAGCATCTCCCGCGTTGTAGGAGGATTCTCCGTTGGAGATTCAGACATGCTTCGAAAGGCCATGGCGAAAAAAAAGGCCGATCTCATGGAGAAGCTTAAAGTCCAGTTCGTAGAAGGCGCGGTAAAACAAGGAATTCAAGAAAAAGTTGCGAAGGATCTTTTCGAACAATTGGAAAGATTCGGTGGTTACGGATTCAACAAATCACATTCCGTTGCGTACGCAATGATCACGTATCAAACCGCTTATTTAAAAGCAAATTATACGATCGAGTATCTGACGGCTTTGCTCGCCTCCGATCACGGAAAGACGACCGATATCGTAAAATACATCAATAATGCCAGGGAGATGGGAGTTCGAATTCTCAACCCGGACGTTTCCGAATCTCAGACTTCTTTCAGCGTCATCGACGATACTACGATCCGATTCGGTCTTTCCGCGATGAAAGGCGTCGGCGAATCTGCGGGAGATAGTATTATTCAAGCCAGAGAAAAAGCGGGCGGTTTCAAATCGATCCAGGATTTCGCTCTGAACATCGATACAAGGCTGATCAACAAAAAAGTATTCGAAGCCTTGATTCAAGCCGGCGCGTTGGATTCTTTCGGTTACACGAGAAAATGTCTTTTTGAATCGGTAGATTCGATTCTTACCTTCGCACAAAAGGAACAGGAAAGAGCAAGCGAGGGTCAGTTTTCCCTTTTCGGTGGAAACGAAGGATCGTTTACCCTAAACCTTCCAAAAGACGCACTCGAATGGGAAATCGACGATAAGTTAAAAAGAGAAAAGGCGGTCGCAGGTCTTTATCTTTCCGGCCATCCTTTGGATAAATATGAAAAACAACTCCAAAGTTTAAGAACGATTCCGATCGAGAAGTTCGATGATCTCAAATCGGGAACCAAAGTAGAAGTGGCAGGAGTCATCTCTTCCAAAAACGTAAAACTCAGCAAACGGAATGAAGAATTCGCCAACTTCAAACTCGAAGATAGAACGGGTGAAATCGAATGTGTCGCTTTCGCAAGAACCTATCAGAAGTATAAGGATTTTATAAAGGAAGACCAGGCGATCTTCATCAAAGGCGATCTGGATAAGATTGAAATCGGAGACGCTGAACTTCGCGGCCAGATCAAAGTAAACAGCATCGAAATTTTAGACGATGCAACGATCGAAGAACGATTGGAAAAATCCCTTCATCTTCGTTTGGAAGAAAGACATACGGAAGATCCGGAACTCATTCCTAAACTTTACGCGCTCCTCGCTTGTTACAAAGGAGAATCTCCCGTCTTCTTTCATATCGTTGAAAATTCCGAGGAAAAAAGAGTGATCCGAGCGCACGACACGTATTCGATACAACCGGTTCAGGAACTTTTTTTAAGACTCGCGGATCTCTTGGGAGATCGCTCCGTTTTTTATTCCATCGGAGAACAACTCAAAGCGATTAATAAGAATAAGATCGCGGGAAACGTAGGCTAA
- the gatB gene encoding Asp-tRNA(Asn)/Glu-tRNA(Gln) amidotransferase subunit GatB, which yields MAEFETVIGLEVHAQLNTESKIFSTSATKFGAPPNSQTNPVCLGLPGALPVLNELALEKAIMAGLAFGCDITLFTKFDRKNYFYPDLPKGYQISQFDKPICTGGGVTFTIKGEESSRYVRLTRIHMEEDAGKLIHSADPNVPQSYVDLNRAGTPLIEIVSEPDMRSSDEAYYYLNSLKSVLKYIRVSDCNMEEGSLRCDANVSIRPKGSDKFGTRVEIKNLNSFKAVKAAIDYEVEWQKEMALEGKTFQQQTKLWDSVANKTVTMRTKEMSHDYRYFPDPDLPVIILQKETVEHVRTKLPELPNERKTRFIEKLGLPKYDAEVLTAEREIADYFEDALKVSGDAKRTSNWVKDEILGIVNKESITISEFSVSAERIGGLVKLIADGKISGKIGKTVFEEMLNSSKDAETIVTEKNLLVVRDDKEIERIVDEAIANNQDAVAKYKSGKDRALGAIVGYVMKISKGKADPELVNQLLLDKLGPLPPKG from the coding sequence TTGGCAGAATTTGAAACGGTCATTGGACTGGAAGTGCACGCACAACTCAATACGGAATCGAAGATATTTTCGACCAGCGCTACCAAGTTCGGCGCTCCTCCGAACTCTCAGACAAATCCAGTTTGTTTGGGTCTTCCCGGCGCTCTTCCGGTCCTAAACGAACTGGCTCTGGAAAAGGCAATCATGGCGGGACTCGCGTTCGGTTGCGATATCACTCTTTTTACGAAATTCGACCGAAAGAATTACTTTTATCCCGATCTACCGAAAGGGTATCAGATCTCCCAATTTGATAAACCGATCTGTACCGGTGGAGGTGTCACGTTTACGATCAAGGGAGAAGAATCTTCGCGTTATGTGCGTTTGACGAGAATCCACATGGAAGAAGACGCAGGAAAGTTAATACACTCCGCGGACCCGAACGTTCCACAATCGTACGTTGACTTAAACAGAGCCGGAACTCCTCTGATCGAGATCGTCTCAGAGCCGGACATGAGATCCTCTGACGAAGCATACTATTATCTGAATTCTTTAAAGTCGGTTCTGAAATACATCCGAGTTTCCGATTGCAACATGGAAGAAGGTTCCCTTCGTTGCGATGCGAATGTTTCCATTCGTCCGAAAGGTTCCGATAAATTCGGGACAAGAGTGGAGATTAAGAACCTCAACTCTTTCAAGGCAGTCAAAGCCGCGATCGACTACGAAGTGGAATGGCAAAAAGAAATGGCCTTGGAAGGAAAGACCTTTCAACAGCAGACCAAACTTTGGGACAGCGTTGCAAACAAAACCGTAACGATGAGAACTAAAGAGATGAGTCATGACTACCGTTATTTTCCGGATCCGGATCTCCCCGTGATCATTCTTCAAAAAGAAACGGTCGAACACGTTCGCACAAAACTACCCGAACTTCCGAACGAAAGAAAAACCCGTTTTATCGAAAAATTAGGACTCCCAAAATACGACGCGGAAGTTCTCACTGCGGAAAGAGAAATCGCGGATTATTTTGAAGACGCGTTGAAAGTTTCAGGAGATGCGAAAAGAACTTCAAACTGGGTCAAAGACGAAATTCTCGGAATCGTAAACAAAGAAAGCATTACAATATCAGAATTTTCTGTTTCTGCGGAAAGGATCGGCGGCCTTGTTAAGTTGATCGCAGACGGAAAAATTTCCGGTAAGATCGGGAAAACGGTCTTCGAAGAAATGCTAAATTCTTCCAAGGATGCGGAGACGATCGTAACCGAAAAAAATCTTCTCGTCGTTCGAGACGACAAGGAAATCGAAAGAATCGTCGATGAGGCGATCGCAAACAATCAGGACGCGGTCGCAAAATACAAAAGCGGCAAAGATCGCGCGTTAGGCGCCATTGTAGGGTATGTGATGAAGATTTCCAAAGGGAAGGCGGATCCTGAATTGGTCAACCAACTCCTCTTGGACAAGCTGGGACCATTGCCACCGAAGGGCTGA
- a CDS encoding ParA family protein, whose amino-acid sequence MKQILCIANQKGGVGKTTTAVHLAFGLALKGERVLLLDLDAQGNATSVFPEKKPSSSSPDEGREKSIYRIFRDGGNPTDVLISTRMETLKLAPSHPSLAEVDVMLSGKIDGFFQLRDALETIKDDFDYVIIDCPPSLSMITLNAFVASTGLLVPLQVSKFSLDGIEAILEAHKNTVKRFNPSLKVLGAVLTMFNPRTTLSQTLEPMIEPYLKLFSSRIPPSVSVEEAHMLKQTLFEYQPKGKASKCYQGLVEEVLALG is encoded by the coding sequence ATGAAACAGATCCTCTGTATAGCAAACCAGAAAGGCGGCGTAGGAAAGACAACTACGGCGGTTCACCTCGCCTTCGGACTCGCTTTAAAAGGAGAACGAGTTCTTCTTTTGGATTTGGATGCTCAGGGAAATGCAACCTCCGTTTTTCCGGAGAAAAAACCGTCTTCTTCTTCGCCCGATGAGGGAAGAGAAAAAAGTATCTATAGAATTTTCCGAGACGGCGGAAATCCAACGGACGTTTTGATTTCTACAAGAATGGAAACGTTGAAACTCGCTCCTTCTCATCCGTCGCTCGCGGAAGTGGACGTGATGCTTTCGGGAAAGATCGACGGATTCTTCCAACTTCGGGACGCTTTAGAAACGATCAAAGATGATTTCGATTACGTCATCATCGATTGTCCTCCGAGTCTTTCCATGATCACCTTGAATGCGTTTGTCGCATCCACCGGACTTCTGGTTCCTCTTCAGGTTTCCAAATTCTCCTTGGATGGAATCGAAGCGATCTTAGAGGCTCATAAGAATACGGTAAAACGATTCAATCCTTCTTTGAAAGTTTTGGGCGCGGTTTTAACGATGTTCAATCCTAGGACGACGCTCTCTCAAACTTTGGAACCGATGATCGAACCTTATTTAAAATTATTCTCTTCGAGAATTCCTCCTTCGGTGAGTGTGGAAGAAGCCCACATGCTCAAACAGACCCTTTTCGAATACCAACCGAAAGGAAAGGCTTCCAAATGTTATCAAGGTTTGGTGGAAGAGGTCCTCGCTCTTGGCTAA